A region from the Actinoplanes sp. OR16 genome encodes:
- a CDS encoding sensor histidine kinase, with amino-acid sequence MTAPERRLVDRPAPMLIAAGTGLAGLAVAGGLLDMRGPTPTPVAIPAMLAVSFAPLGVFVLRRLPGHPLGRLMLLVGVTATVAVVAACWSAWLPLAWLSQWAWWPPLATIPLIMLVIPDGRTPSPRRRVAGAVLVIAGGVATGALAIAALLRPRTLLTVVDDRPPPGLRWLGVVALSMVGVVAVTTLVVVVLLVARLPGLDREQRQQLACLLPSAVLLVAGIALDYGNVPYGGLIAIPALPLGLTFAVLHYRWHDLDLYIHRGLVWLTLTGLAVGVFALTATVVGRTVAAATGWTAAIVAVGAVAAALHPAERAARRAIDRLLYGRRDDPYLILTRTGQHLRAVVDPLDVLPRLLTSLMDGLRVPYAAIALRALSSASEPLVFEQGRRSGEPVRFPMQAHGSVVGDLLVAPRRPGAAFLAGETRLLSVLASQAALAAEACRSTLELQAARERLVFAREEERRRLRRDLHDGVASALTGARLLADAARRALPDGPGPHLLGTLTTELESCATEVRSLIDGLRPAALDDGLRTAVAGLTLRRPGDGPRFAMDTGGDLDHLPAAVEVAAYRIVAEAVTNVVKHAHAEHCRVGLHRDGDRLTVTITDDGAWAGEQAEDRQPVGLISIRSRVEELGGRCDIEPSAAGTRVHVVLPVHT; translated from the coding sequence ATGACGGCCCCGGAGCGGAGGCTCGTGGACCGGCCGGCTCCGATGCTGATCGCCGCGGGGACGGGGCTGGCCGGCCTGGCGGTCGCGGGCGGGCTGCTGGACATGCGCGGGCCGACGCCGACGCCGGTGGCGATCCCGGCGATGCTGGCGGTGTCGTTCGCGCCGCTCGGGGTCTTCGTCCTGCGCCGCCTGCCCGGCCACCCGCTGGGGCGGCTGATGCTCCTCGTCGGCGTCACCGCCACCGTGGCCGTCGTGGCCGCCTGCTGGTCGGCGTGGCTGCCGCTGGCGTGGCTCAGCCAGTGGGCGTGGTGGCCGCCCCTGGCGACGATCCCGCTGATCATGCTGGTGATCCCGGACGGCAGGACGCCGTCGCCACGGCGGCGCGTGGCCGGCGCCGTCCTGGTGATCGCCGGAGGCGTGGCCACCGGAGCGCTGGCGATCGCCGCGCTGCTGCGGCCGAGGACGCTGCTCACGGTGGTCGACGATCGGCCGCCGCCCGGGCTGCGATGGCTTGGCGTGGTCGCGCTGTCCATGGTGGGCGTCGTGGCGGTCACCACGCTGGTCGTCGTGGTCCTCCTGGTCGCCCGCCTGCCCGGCCTCGACCGGGAACAGCGCCAGCAGCTCGCCTGCCTGCTGCCGAGCGCCGTGCTGCTGGTGGCGGGCATCGCCCTCGACTACGGCAACGTCCCGTACGGCGGGCTGATCGCCATCCCGGCGCTGCCCCTGGGACTGACCTTCGCCGTCCTGCACTACCGGTGGCACGACCTGGACCTCTACATCCACCGGGGGCTGGTCTGGCTGACCCTGACCGGGCTGGCCGTCGGCGTCTTCGCGCTGACCGCCACGGTCGTCGGCCGGACCGTCGCGGCCGCCACCGGCTGGACGGCGGCGATCGTCGCGGTCGGCGCCGTGGCGGCGGCCCTGCACCCGGCGGAACGGGCCGCCCGGCGCGCGATCGACCGGCTGCTCTACGGCCGGCGCGACGACCCGTACCTGATCCTGACCCGGACCGGGCAGCACCTGCGCGCGGTGGTCGACCCGCTCGACGTGCTGCCACGATTGCTGACGAGCCTGATGGACGGGCTGCGGGTGCCGTACGCCGCGATCGCCCTTCGCGCGCTGAGCTCCGCCTCCGAGCCGCTGGTGTTCGAGCAGGGCAGACGCTCGGGGGAGCCGGTCCGGTTCCCGATGCAGGCCCACGGTTCGGTGGTCGGCGATCTGCTCGTGGCGCCACGCCGGCCCGGCGCCGCCTTCCTGGCCGGGGAGACGCGACTGCTGAGCGTCCTCGCCTCGCAGGCGGCTCTGGCGGCGGAGGCCTGCCGCAGCACGCTCGAACTGCAGGCCGCCCGGGAACGCCTGGTGTTCGCCCGCGAGGAGGAACGCCGCAGGCTGCGCCGCGACCTGCACGACGGCGTGGCGTCGGCGCTGACCGGGGCCCGGCTGCTGGCCGACGCCGCCCGGCGAGCTCTCCCGGACGGCCCCGGCCCTCACCTGCTCGGCACGCTGACGACCGAGCTGGAGAGCTGCGCCACCGAGGTCCGCTCGCTGATCGACGGCCTGCGCCCGGCGGCCCTGGACGACGGCCTGCGCACCGCCGTCGCCGGGCTGACCCTGCGCCGGCCCGGCGACGGACCCCGGTTCGCGATGGACACCGGCGGCGATCTCGACCACCTGCCCGCGGCCGTCGAGGTCGCGGCCTACCGGATCGTGGCGGAGGCGGTGACGAACGTCGTCAAGCACGCGCACGCGGAGCACTGCCGGGTCGGTCTGCATCGCGACGGCGACCGTCTGACGGTGACGATCACCGATGACGGCGCGTGGGCGGGCGAGCAGGCCGAGGACCGGCAGCCGGTGGGGCTGATCTCGATCCGGTCGCGGGTCGAGGAGCTCGGCGGCCGGTGCGACATCGAGCCCTCGGCCGCCGGAACCCGCGTGCACGTCGTCCTGCCGGTGCACACCTGA